The region TCCCCGCATATGAGTATGGATTAAGAAAAGGAGACCTGGTATGGGTGTGAATGAAGACAGTGGAAAGAGAAGCTTAAAAAGCGGCACGCCTAAAAAGCCGTTCATTTACTATTATTTCCTGGTCATATTGGTGGTGATGGTGTTGAATGCCCTGGTATTTCCCATGATGGAGCATTCCGTGGAAGTGCCGTACAGCGAGTTCCTGAAGGAACTGGATGCCGGAAATGTGAAGGATGTGTATGTCAGCAATGGGGAATCACAGATTCAGTTTACGAAAAAGGACCAGAAGCAGTGGAACCTCAGTTATAAGACAGGGCCGATTCCGGGGGATGACCTGGTTAAGCGGCTGCAAAACGCGGATGTGGAGAATTTTACAGGAGAAATCCAGACAAAGGCTTCCCCGCTCTTAAGCTTCCTGATGTCCTGGGTTGCGCCGATTCTTATGTTTGTGGTCATTGGAAATATCATGGGGCGCATGCTTTCCAAGCGCATGGGCGGCAGCAATGCCATGACCTTCGGAAAGTCCAATGCAAAGATATACGCAGAGAATGAGACGGGAATCACCTTTGCCGATGTGGCGGGGGAAGAGGAGGCCAAGGATGCCTTAAAGGAAATCGTGGACTTCCTTCACAATCCGCAGAAGTATGCGGATATAGGAGCAAATCTTCCAAAGGGAGCACTGCTGGTGGGTCCTCCCGGAACCGGCAAGACGCTCCTTGCAAGGGCTGTGGCGGGAGAAGCCCATGTCCCCTTCTTCTCCATATCCGGTTCTGAATTCGTGGAGATGTTTGTGGGTATGGGCGCTGCCAAGGTCAGGGATCTGTTTAAGCAGGCCACTGATAAAGCGCCGTGTATCGTATTTATTGATGAGATTGACACCATCGGTAAGAAGCGCGACGGCGGAGGCATGAGTGGAAACGATGAGCGTGAGCAGACCCTGAACCAGCTGCTGACGGAGATGGATGGTTTCGACGGTAAGAAGGGCGTGGTCATCCTGGCTGCCACCAACCGTCCGGAGTCCCTGGACAAGGCCCTGCTGCGCCCCGGCCGGTTTGACCGCAGAGTGCCGGTGGAGCTGCCGGACTTAAAGGGACGCGAGGCTATCTTAAAGGTTCATGGAAAAAGCGTGAAGATGTCGGATGACGTGGATTACAATGCCATTGCCAGGGCCACGGCAGGCGCCAGCGGCGCGGAGCTGGCCAATATCATAAACGAGGCGGCCCTGAGGGCAGTGCGCATGGGACGCAGCGCCGTGGTACAGGCCGATCTGGAGGAAAGCGTGGAGACGGTCATTGCCGGCTACCAGAAGAAAAATGCGGTTATTTCACAGAAGGAGCGCAGAATCGTAGCGTATCACGAGGTGGGCCACGCGCTGGTGGCTGCCTGCCAGAGCCACAGCGCTCCGGTTCAGAAGATTACCATTATACCCAGAACATCGGGAGCATTGGGATATACCATGCAGGTGGACCAGGGAGAGCGCTACCTCATGAGCAGGGAGGAGGCGCTGGATAAGATTGCCACCTTTACGGGCGGCCGGGCGGCGGAGGAGCTGATTTTCCATTCCATTACCACAGGCGCGTCCAACGACATTGAGCAGGCTACCAAGATTGCCTGTTCCATGGTGACCCGGTTCGGCATGACCGATGAGTTTGACATGGTGGCCATGGAAACCGTGAACAACCAGTATCTGGGAGGAGACACATCCCTGATTTGCGCTCCCGACACGGCAAAACGCATAGACGAACAGGTGGTGTCCATCGTGAAGGAGCAGCACCAAAAGGCGCTTTCCATCCTTAAGGAAAATGAAGGAAAGCTCCATGAGATAGCCGCCTATCTGCTGGAAAAGGAAACCATCACGGGAGACGAATTCATGGAAATCTTTAACCGCGCAGGAGAAGAGCAGGTTCGGGGAGAATAGGATATGTTTAGTTGCATTTGACCATGGGCTGTGCTATTCTGGATATATAGACAGGTGGGGGAGCCATAGCCCCGCGCTGCGTATATCCTTTATAGATGATGAGAGAAGATGATGGGTTGATGAGAGAATGAGTTGAGAGCGGATGGAGAATGCGGCGTGACGGCCCCCGCCTTTCTGTGAAACTAATACGACAGAAGAAAGGCAGGAAAAAGGTATGGGAAAGATTTTGCAACAGTTGTACAGGGGAGACTTATGCCCGGCGGAAAATACCATACGCGGCAATGCGGAATACGATGCACTGACCAGGCAGTCCATGGATGATTTCAACCGGTTTACCGACAAGCTGGACCGGGACATGAAGGAGGAATTTGACCTTCTGATGGAACATTACCTGGAGCTTACCTTTATTGAGAAAACCCAGTGTTTTACGGATGGGTTCCGCATTGGCGCAGGTGTTATGTGTGAAGTATTTTATGAAAATGCAGCGAAAGGCAGCTAAATTATAAGCATGGCTTAAGAATGAAAGGCGGGATTGCTGATAAATAAAAGCAATCCTGTCTTATTGTGTAAAAATGGGTCAAAATTCCTGGTTAATATTGACAATAGAAGAAAAAGTGATATACTTAACTCGTATTTGTGTTACTTTTTAATGGGTAGGACAACGGTGGAACGTCAGGTGTAATGGAGCAGCCAGTGCCTGACGTATTTTAATCGGGTTCTGCAAACTACACTTCATGGAGGAGAGTATTATGAAATTAAAAAAGTTAGCAAGCGTAGCCATGGCAGGTGTGATGACAGTATCACTGGCAGCCTGCGGCGGATCTAACACAGCAGAGACCACCGCGGCAGCCGCGACCACGGCAGCCGAGGCTGAGACAACTGCGGCAGCAGAAGGCGCGGAGACAGAGACCGCAGAAGCACCGGCCACAGGCGGTATTGCCAAGGAAGATTTAAAGATCGGTTTTGTCTACATAGGCGATGAGAACGAGGGTTATACAGCCGCTCATTACAACGGCGCCATGGAGATGAAGGAAGCCCTGGGGCTGTCCGATGACCAGATTATCGTTAAGTGGAATATCCCTGAGGATGAGACTGCAAAGGATGCGGCCATGGACCTTGCGGACCAGGGATGCCAGATTGTATTTGCAAACAGCTTTGGACATGAGTCCTATGTGATTGAGGCGGCAAAGGAGTATCCGGATGTTCAGTTCTGCCATGCAACCGGCTTCCAGGCAGCTTCCAGCGGCCTGAGCAACATGCACAACTATTTCACTTCCATCTACGAGGCACGCTACGTATCCGGTGTTGTGGCCGGACTGAAACTGAACCAGATGATAGAGGATGGCACCGTGAAGCAGGATGCCTGCAAGATTGGATATGTGGGAGCTTATCCATATGCTGAGGTTATCAGCGGATACACCTCCTTTTTCTTAGGTGTGCGTTCCGTTTGCCCGGACGCTGCCATGGAAGTTAAGTACACCAACAGCTGGGCAAGCTTTGACCTGGAGAAGGAAGCGGCAGACGCCCTGATTTCCGACGGATGTGTTCTGATCAGCCAGCACGCAGATACCACCGGTGCTCCTACCGCATGTGAAGCGGCAGGCGTTCCCTGCGTGGGCTACAACATTTCCATGATTGCAACCGCACCAAACCAGGCTCTTACATCTGCTTCCAATAACTGGGGCGCATATGTGACTGAGGCTGTACAGCATGTCATTGACGGAACCGAGATTCCGGTTGACTGGTGCAGGGGCTTCTCTGACGGCGCGGTGCTGATTACGGAGCTGAATGAGGCAGCCGTGGCACCAGGAACAAAGGAGAAGGTGGATGAGGTGGAAGCCAAGCTGGCATCCGGCGAGCTTCATGTATTTGATAC is a window of Enterocloster clostridioformis DNA encoding:
- the ftsH gene encoding ATP-dependent zinc metalloprotease FtsH; protein product: MGVNEDSGKRSLKSGTPKKPFIYYYFLVILVVMVLNALVFPMMEHSVEVPYSEFLKELDAGNVKDVYVSNGESQIQFTKKDQKQWNLSYKTGPIPGDDLVKRLQNADVENFTGEIQTKASPLLSFLMSWVAPILMFVVIGNIMGRMLSKRMGGSNAMTFGKSNAKIYAENETGITFADVAGEEEAKDALKEIVDFLHNPQKYADIGANLPKGALLVGPPGTGKTLLARAVAGEAHVPFFSISGSEFVEMFVGMGAAKVRDLFKQATDKAPCIVFIDEIDTIGKKRDGGGMSGNDEREQTLNQLLTEMDGFDGKKGVVILAATNRPESLDKALLRPGRFDRRVPVELPDLKGREAILKVHGKSVKMSDDVDYNAIARATAGASGAELANIINEAALRAVRMGRSAVVQADLEESVETVIAGYQKKNAVISQKERRIVAYHEVGHALVAACQSHSAPVQKITIIPRTSGALGYTMQVDQGERYLMSREEALDKIATFTGGRAAEELIFHSITTGASNDIEQATKIACSMVTRFGMTDEFDMVAMETVNNQYLGGDTSLICAPDTAKRIDEQVVSIVKEQHQKALSILKENEGKLHEIAAYLLEKETITGDEFMEIFNRAGEEQVRGE
- a CDS encoding DUF6809 family protein, encoding MGKILQQLYRGDLCPAENTIRGNAEYDALTRQSMDDFNRFTDKLDRDMKEEFDLLMEHYLELTFIEKTQCFTDGFRIGAGVMCEVFYENAAKGS
- a CDS encoding BMP family ABC transporter substrate-binding protein, with amino-acid sequence MKLKKLASVAMAGVMTVSLAACGGSNTAETTAAAATTAAEAETTAAAEGAETETAEAPATGGIAKEDLKIGFVYIGDENEGYTAAHYNGAMEMKEALGLSDDQIIVKWNIPEDETAKDAAMDLADQGCQIVFANSFGHESYVIEAAKEYPDVQFCHATGFQAASSGLSNMHNYFTSIYEARYVSGVVAGLKLNQMIEDGTVKQDACKIGYVGAYPYAEVISGYTSFFLGVRSVCPDAAMEVKYTNSWASFDLEKEAADALISDGCVLISQHADTTGAPTACEAAGVPCVGYNISMIATAPNQALTSASNNWGAYVTEAVQHVIDGTEIPVDWCRGFSDGAVLITELNEAAVAPGTKEKVDEVEAKLASGELHVFDTSTWTVGGETLDTYKKDGSDIEYISDGYFHESEFGSAPSFDILIDGITTIDN